A genomic region of Dunckerocampus dactyliophorus isolate RoL2022-P2 chromosome 10, RoL_Ddac_1.1, whole genome shotgun sequence contains the following coding sequences:
- the LOC129189368 gene encoding ephrin type-B receptor 3-like isoform X9 — translation MTMDYVLLLCSFLLAVASAVEETLMDTKWATTELAWTSHPETGWEEVSGYDDAMNPIRTYQVCNVRELNQNNWLRSDFIPRKDVLRVYVEMKFTVRDCNSIPNIPGSCKETFNLFYYESDSDSATATSPFWMENPYVKVDTIAPDTSFSKLDSGLVNTKVRSFGPLSKAGFYLAFQDLGACMSLISVRVFYKKCSTTIANFAVFPETATGAEATSLVIAPGTCVPNALEVSVPLKLYCNGDGEWMVPVGACTCSAGFEPAMKDTQCQACSPGTFKYKQGEGFCLPCPANSRASSGAASVCSCRNGYYRSDTDTPDSPCTTVPSAPRNVISSVNETSLVLEWSEPRDMGGRNDTFYNVICKKCLPERGMCSRCDDNVDISPRHLGLTLRRVAVRNLQAHTQYSFEIQAVNGVSNKSPYTPQFSTVNITTNQAAPSAVPTVHLMAATASTMSLSWLPPEKPNGIILDYEIKYHEKVSRNDQGEAIAHTMTAQRSNARIEGLKAGTPYVVQVRARTVAGYGRYSSPADFSTNLQTDPPKLWQEQLPLIVGSATAVFVFIIAVVVIAIVCLRKQRNGSESEYTEKLQQYITPGMKVYIDPFTYEDPNEAVREFAKEIDVSCVKIEEVIGAGEFGEVCRGRLKLPGRREIIVAIKTLKVGYTDRQRRDFLSEASIMGQFDHPNIIRLEGVVTKSRPVMIVTEFMENGALDSFLRLNDGQFTVIQLVGMLRGIAAGMKYLSDMNYVHRDLAARNILVNSNLVCKVSDFGLSRFLEDDPTDPTYTSSLYFMLTYSFAYPQGGKIPIRWTAPEAIAYRKFTSASDVWSYGIVMWEVMSYGERPYWDMSNQDVINAVEQDYRLPPPMDCPTALHQLMLDCWVKERNLRPKFTQIVATLDKLIRNAASLKVVTNSTQSTGVSQPLLDRCVPDYTTFTTVGDWLDAIKMSRYHENFINAGFASFDLVAQMTAEDLLRIGVTLAGHQKKILGSIQDMRLQMNQTLPVQV, via the exons TGGGAAGAAGTGAGTGGCTATGACGATGCCATGAATCCCATCCGGACTTACCAAGTTTGTAATGTGCGAGAGCTCAACCAGAATAACTGGCTACGCAGTGACTTTATCCCGCGGAAGGATGTGCTGCGTGTATATGTGGAGATGAAGTTCACAGTGCGTGACTGCAACAGCATCCCAAACATCCCAGGCTCCTGCAAAGAGACCTTCAACCTCTTCTACTATGAGTCGGActccgactcagccacagcaaCCAGTCCGTTCTGGATGGAAAACCCATACGTGAAAGTGGACACCATCGCGCCAGATACGAGCTTTTCCAAGCTCGATTCCGGACTTGTTAACACTAAAGTCAGGAGTTTCGGGCCGTTGTCCAAAGCCGGGTTCTATCTGGCCTTCCAGGACCTTGGGGCTTGCATGTCGCTCATCTCAGTGAGGGTTTTTTATAAGAAGTGCTCCACCACCATAGCCAACTTTGCAGTTTTTCCAGAGACAGCAACCGGAGCTGAAGCGACATCCTTGGTCATTGCCCCTGGAACTTGTGTGCCCAACGCCTTGGAGGTGTCCGTGCCGCTAAAGTTGTACTGCAACGGAGATGGGGAATGGATGGTTCCTGTGGGTGCCTGCACCTGCTCAGCTGGTTTTGAGCCTGCCATGAAGGATACTCAATGTCAAG CTTGCAGCCCTGGAACCTTCAAGTACAAGCAAGGGGAGGGCTTCTGTTTGCCTTGCCCTGCAAACAGCCGTGCCAGCTCTGGAGCGGCAAGCGTTTGCTCCTGTCGAAACGGTTACTACCGATCGGACACGGACACCCCCGACTCACCCTGCACAA CTGTTCCCTCCGCCCCACGCAATGTCATCTCCAGTGTGAATGAAACTTCACTTGTTCTGGAATGGAGCGAGCCAAGGGATATGGGCGGCCGCAATGACACCTTCTACAACGTCATCTGCAAGAAGTGCCTGCCCGAGCGGGGAATGTGCTCTCGCTGCGATGACAACGTGGACATCTCGCCGCGCCACCTGGGTCTTACCCTGCGCAGAGTGGCGGTCCGCAACCTGCAAGCCCACACGCAGTACAGCTTTGAGATTCAGGCCGTCAACGGCGTTTCCAACAAGAGTCCTTACACGCCTCAGTTTTCTACAGTGAACATCACCACGAATCAGGCTG CACCATCTGCAGTACCTACAGTTCACCTGATGGCGGCCACAGCGAGCACCATGAGCCTGTCCTGGCTGCCTCCAGAAAAACCCAACGGAATCATTCTGGATTATGAGATTAAATACCATGAGAAGGTAAGCAGAAAT GATCAGGGTGAAGCCATCGCTCATACAATGACGGCCCAACGGAGCAATGCCCGCATTGAAGGTCTCAAGGCTGGTACGCCTTACGTGGTGCAGGTCCGTGCACGAACAGTGGCCGGTTACGGTCGTTACAGCAGCCCGGCGGACTTCAGCACCAACCTCCAAA CTGACCCACCCAAGTTGTGGCAAGAGCAGCTACCCCTCATCGTAGGATCAGCTACTGCCGTCTTTGTCTTCATCATTGCCGTTGTGGTCATCGCTATTGTCTGCCTCAG AAAGCAGAGGAACGGTTCAGAGTCAGAATATACAGAGAAACTGCAGCAGTACA TCACTCCGGGAATGAAGGTCTACATTGACCCCTTCACCTATGAGGATCCCAATGAAGCCGTGAGGGAGTTTGCCAAAGAGATTGACGTCTCCTGCGTGAAGATCGAGGAGGTCATCGGCGCAG GAGAGTTTGGAGAGGTGTGCCGTGGTCGCCTCAAGCTGCCTGGCCGCCGCGAGATCATCGTTGCCATCAAGACTCTCAAAGTAGGCTACACTGACCGGCAGAGGAGAGACTTCCTCTCCGAGGCATCCATCATGGGGCAGTTTGACCACCCCAATATTATCCGCTTGGAGGGTGTGGTCACCAAGAGTCGACCAGTGATGATTGTGACCGAGTTCATGGAGAATGGAGCACTGGACTCGTTCTTAAGG CTCAACGATGGGCAGTTCACCGTGATCCAGCTCGTCGGCATGCTGCGTGGCATTGCAGCAGGCATGAAGTACCTGTCGGATATGAACTATGTGCACAGAGACTTGGCTGCCCGTAACATTCTGGTCAACAGCAACCTGGTGTGCAAAGTGTCCGACTTTGGCCTATCCCGTTTTCTTGAAGATGACCCTACGGACCCCACCTATACGAGCTCACTG TATTTCATGCTCACCTACTCATTCGCATATCCACAGGGAGGGAAGATACCTATTCGATGGACCGCACCCGAGGCGATTGCCTACAGGAAGTTCACCTCAGCGAGCGACGTGTGGAGCTACGGCATTGTCATGTGGGAAGTCATGTCGTACGGAGAGAGGCCGTACTGGGACATGAGCAATCAGGAC GTGATAAATGCCGTGGAGCAGGACTATCGACTGCCCCCGCCTATGGACTGCCCCACAGCACTACACCAGCTCATGTTAGACTGCTGGGTGAAAGAACGCAACCTGCGGCCCAAATTCACCCAGATAGTCGCCACCCTGGATAAACTAATCCGCAATGCCGCCAGCCTCAAGGTGGTCACGAACAGCACACAGTCGACCGG GGTATCCCAACCCTTGCTTGACCGCTGCGTGCCAGACTACACAACTTTCACCACTGTGGGAGACTGGCTGGACGCCATCAAGATGAGCCGCTACCACGAGAATTTCATCAACGCCGGATTTGCTTCCTTTGACCTGGTTGCTCAGATGACAGCAGA GGACTTGCTGCGGATAGGGGTTACATTGGCCGGCCACCAGAAGAAGATTCTAGGTAGCATTCAGGACATGAGACTACAGATGAaccaaacacttcctgtccaggTGTGA
- the LOC129189368 gene encoding ephrin type-B receptor 3-like isoform X3 produces the protein MTMDYVLLLCSFLLAVASAVEETLMDTKWATTELAWTSHPETGWEEVSGYDDAMNPIRTYQVCNVRELNQNNWLRSDFIPRKDVLRVYVEMKFTVRDCNSIPNIPGSCKETFNLFYYESDSDSATATSPFWMENPYVKVDTIAPDTSFSKLDSGLVNTKVRSFGPLSKAGFYLAFQDLGACMSLISVRVFYKKCSTTIANFAVFPETATGAEATSLVIAPGTCVPNALEVSVPLKLYCNGDGEWMVPVGACTCSAGFEPAMKDTQCQACSPGTFKYKQGEGFCLPCPANSRASSGAASVCSCRNGYYRSDTDTPDSPCTTVPSAPRNVISSVNETSLVLEWSEPRDMGGRNDTFYNVICKKCLPERGMCSRCDDNVDISPRHLGLTLRRVAVRNLQAHTQYSFEIQAVNGVSNKSPYTPQFSTVNITTNQAAPSAVPTVHLMAATASTMSLSWLPPEKPNGIILDYEIKYHEKVSRNDQGEAIAHTMTAQRSNARIEGLKAGTPYVVQVRARTVAGYGRYSSPADFSTNLQTDPPKLWQEQLPLIVGSATAVFVFIIAVVVIAIVCLRKQRNGSESEYTEKLQQYITPGMKVYIDPFTYEDPNEAVREFAKEIDVSCVKIEEVIGAGNPPKLLSYRGKTASHLQAIPLEDFTPSGTFTQFIGEFGEVCRGRLKLPGRREIIVAIKTLKVGYTDRQRRDFLSEASIMGQFDHPNIIRLEGVVTKSRPVMIVTEFMENGALDSFLRLNDGQFTVIQLVGMLRGIAAGMKYLSDMNYVHRDLAARNILVNSNLVCKVSDFGLSRFLEDDPTDPTYTSSLYFMLTYSFAYPQGGKIPIRWTAPEAIAYRKFTSASDVWSYGIVMWEVMSYGERPYWDMSNQDVINAVEQDYRLPPPMDCPTALHQLMLDCWVKERNLRPKFTQIVATLDKLIRNAASLKVVTNSTQSTGVSQPLLDRCVPDYTTFTTVGDWLDAIKMSRYHENFINAGFASFDLVAQMTAEDLLRIGVTLAGHQKKILGSIQDMRLQMNQTLPVQV, from the exons TGGGAAGAAGTGAGTGGCTATGACGATGCCATGAATCCCATCCGGACTTACCAAGTTTGTAATGTGCGAGAGCTCAACCAGAATAACTGGCTACGCAGTGACTTTATCCCGCGGAAGGATGTGCTGCGTGTATATGTGGAGATGAAGTTCACAGTGCGTGACTGCAACAGCATCCCAAACATCCCAGGCTCCTGCAAAGAGACCTTCAACCTCTTCTACTATGAGTCGGActccgactcagccacagcaaCCAGTCCGTTCTGGATGGAAAACCCATACGTGAAAGTGGACACCATCGCGCCAGATACGAGCTTTTCCAAGCTCGATTCCGGACTTGTTAACACTAAAGTCAGGAGTTTCGGGCCGTTGTCCAAAGCCGGGTTCTATCTGGCCTTCCAGGACCTTGGGGCTTGCATGTCGCTCATCTCAGTGAGGGTTTTTTATAAGAAGTGCTCCACCACCATAGCCAACTTTGCAGTTTTTCCAGAGACAGCAACCGGAGCTGAAGCGACATCCTTGGTCATTGCCCCTGGAACTTGTGTGCCCAACGCCTTGGAGGTGTCCGTGCCGCTAAAGTTGTACTGCAACGGAGATGGGGAATGGATGGTTCCTGTGGGTGCCTGCACCTGCTCAGCTGGTTTTGAGCCTGCCATGAAGGATACTCAATGTCAAG CTTGCAGCCCTGGAACCTTCAAGTACAAGCAAGGGGAGGGCTTCTGTTTGCCTTGCCCTGCAAACAGCCGTGCCAGCTCTGGAGCGGCAAGCGTTTGCTCCTGTCGAAACGGTTACTACCGATCGGACACGGACACCCCCGACTCACCCTGCACAA CTGTTCCCTCCGCCCCACGCAATGTCATCTCCAGTGTGAATGAAACTTCACTTGTTCTGGAATGGAGCGAGCCAAGGGATATGGGCGGCCGCAATGACACCTTCTACAACGTCATCTGCAAGAAGTGCCTGCCCGAGCGGGGAATGTGCTCTCGCTGCGATGACAACGTGGACATCTCGCCGCGCCACCTGGGTCTTACCCTGCGCAGAGTGGCGGTCCGCAACCTGCAAGCCCACACGCAGTACAGCTTTGAGATTCAGGCCGTCAACGGCGTTTCCAACAAGAGTCCTTACACGCCTCAGTTTTCTACAGTGAACATCACCACGAATCAGGCTG CACCATCTGCAGTACCTACAGTTCACCTGATGGCGGCCACAGCGAGCACCATGAGCCTGTCCTGGCTGCCTCCAGAAAAACCCAACGGAATCATTCTGGATTATGAGATTAAATACCATGAGAAGGTAAGCAGAAAT GATCAGGGTGAAGCCATCGCTCATACAATGACGGCCCAACGGAGCAATGCCCGCATTGAAGGTCTCAAGGCTGGTACGCCTTACGTGGTGCAGGTCCGTGCACGAACAGTGGCCGGTTACGGTCGTTACAGCAGCCCGGCGGACTTCAGCACCAACCTCCAAA CTGACCCACCCAAGTTGTGGCAAGAGCAGCTACCCCTCATCGTAGGATCAGCTACTGCCGTCTTTGTCTTCATCATTGCCGTTGTGGTCATCGCTATTGTCTGCCTCAG AAAGCAGAGGAACGGTTCAGAGTCAGAATATACAGAGAAACTGCAGCAGTACA TCACTCCGGGAATGAAGGTCTACATTGACCCCTTCACCTATGAGGATCCCAATGAAGCCGTGAGGGAGTTTGCCAAAGAGATTGACGTCTCCTGCGTGAAGATCGAGGAGGTCATCGGCGCAGGTAACCCACCAAAGCTCCTGAGCTACAGGGGGAAGACTGCTAGTCACCTCCAGGCCATACCGTTAGAGGACTTCACACCAAGCGGTACTTTCACTCAATTCATCG GAGAGTTTGGAGAGGTGTGCCGTGGTCGCCTCAAGCTGCCTGGCCGCCGCGAGATCATCGTTGCCATCAAGACTCTCAAAGTAGGCTACACTGACCGGCAGAGGAGAGACTTCCTCTCCGAGGCATCCATCATGGGGCAGTTTGACCACCCCAATATTATCCGCTTGGAGGGTGTGGTCACCAAGAGTCGACCAGTGATGATTGTGACCGAGTTCATGGAGAATGGAGCACTGGACTCGTTCTTAAGG CTCAACGATGGGCAGTTCACCGTGATCCAGCTCGTCGGCATGCTGCGTGGCATTGCAGCAGGCATGAAGTACCTGTCGGATATGAACTATGTGCACAGAGACTTGGCTGCCCGTAACATTCTGGTCAACAGCAACCTGGTGTGCAAAGTGTCCGACTTTGGCCTATCCCGTTTTCTTGAAGATGACCCTACGGACCCCACCTATACGAGCTCACTG TATTTCATGCTCACCTACTCATTCGCATATCCACAGGGAGGGAAGATACCTATTCGATGGACCGCACCCGAGGCGATTGCCTACAGGAAGTTCACCTCAGCGAGCGACGTGTGGAGCTACGGCATTGTCATGTGGGAAGTCATGTCGTACGGAGAGAGGCCGTACTGGGACATGAGCAATCAGGAC GTGATAAATGCCGTGGAGCAGGACTATCGACTGCCCCCGCCTATGGACTGCCCCACAGCACTACACCAGCTCATGTTAGACTGCTGGGTGAAAGAACGCAACCTGCGGCCCAAATTCACCCAGATAGTCGCCACCCTGGATAAACTAATCCGCAATGCCGCCAGCCTCAAGGTGGTCACGAACAGCACACAGTCGACCGG GGTATCCCAACCCTTGCTTGACCGCTGCGTGCCAGACTACACAACTTTCACCACTGTGGGAGACTGGCTGGACGCCATCAAGATGAGCCGCTACCACGAGAATTTCATCAACGCCGGATTTGCTTCCTTTGACCTGGTTGCTCAGATGACAGCAGA GGACTTGCTGCGGATAGGGGTTACATTGGCCGGCCACCAGAAGAAGATTCTAGGTAGCATTCAGGACATGAGACTACAGATGAaccaaacacttcctgtccaggTGTGA
- the LOC129189368 gene encoding ephrin type-B receptor 3-like isoform X14 yields MTMDYVLLLCSFLLAVASAVEETLMDTKWATTELAWTSHPETGWEEVSGYDDAMNPIRTYQVCNVRELNQNNWLRSDFIPRKDVLRVYVEMKFTVRDCNSIPNIPGSCKETFNLFYYESDSDSATATSPFWMENPYVKVDTIAPDTSFSKLDSGLVNTKVRSFGPLSKAGFYLAFQDLGACMSLISVRVFYKKCSTTIANFAVFPETATGAEATSLVIAPGTCVPNALEVSVPLKLYCNGDGEWMVPVGACTCSAGFEPAMKDTQCQACSPGTFKYKQGEGFCLPCPANSRASSGAASVCSCRNGYYRSDTDTPDSPCTTVPSAPRNVISSVNETSLVLEWSEPRDMGGRNDTFYNVICKKCLPERGMCSRCDDNVDISPRHLGLTLRRVAVRNLQAHTQYSFEIQAVNGVSNKSPYTPQFSTVNITTNQAAPSAVPTVHLMAATASTMSLSWLPPEKPNGIILDYEIKYHEKVSRNDQGEAIAHTMTAQRSNARIEGLKAGTPYVVQVRARTVAGYGRYSSPADFSTNLQTDPPKLWQEQLPLIVGSATAVFVFIIAVVVIAIVCLRKQRNGSESEYTEKLQQYITPGMKVYIDPFTYEDPNEAVREFAKEIDVSCVKIEEVIGAGEFGEVCRGRLKLPGRREIIVAIKTLKVGYTDRQRRDFLSEASIMGQFDHPNIIRLEGVVTKSRPVMIVTEFMENGALDSFLRLNDGQFTVIQLVGMLRGIAAGMKYLSDMNYVHRDLAARNILVNSNLVCKVSDFGLSRFLEDDPTDPTYTSSLGGKIPIRWTAPEAIAYRKFTSASDVWSYGIVMWEVMSYGERPYWDMSNQDVINAVEQDYRLPPPMDCPTALHQLMLDCWVKERNLRPKFTQIVATLDKLIRNAASLKVVTNSTQSTGDLLRIGVTLAGHQKKILGSIQDMRLQMNQTLPVQV; encoded by the exons TGGGAAGAAGTGAGTGGCTATGACGATGCCATGAATCCCATCCGGACTTACCAAGTTTGTAATGTGCGAGAGCTCAACCAGAATAACTGGCTACGCAGTGACTTTATCCCGCGGAAGGATGTGCTGCGTGTATATGTGGAGATGAAGTTCACAGTGCGTGACTGCAACAGCATCCCAAACATCCCAGGCTCCTGCAAAGAGACCTTCAACCTCTTCTACTATGAGTCGGActccgactcagccacagcaaCCAGTCCGTTCTGGATGGAAAACCCATACGTGAAAGTGGACACCATCGCGCCAGATACGAGCTTTTCCAAGCTCGATTCCGGACTTGTTAACACTAAAGTCAGGAGTTTCGGGCCGTTGTCCAAAGCCGGGTTCTATCTGGCCTTCCAGGACCTTGGGGCTTGCATGTCGCTCATCTCAGTGAGGGTTTTTTATAAGAAGTGCTCCACCACCATAGCCAACTTTGCAGTTTTTCCAGAGACAGCAACCGGAGCTGAAGCGACATCCTTGGTCATTGCCCCTGGAACTTGTGTGCCCAACGCCTTGGAGGTGTCCGTGCCGCTAAAGTTGTACTGCAACGGAGATGGGGAATGGATGGTTCCTGTGGGTGCCTGCACCTGCTCAGCTGGTTTTGAGCCTGCCATGAAGGATACTCAATGTCAAG CTTGCAGCCCTGGAACCTTCAAGTACAAGCAAGGGGAGGGCTTCTGTTTGCCTTGCCCTGCAAACAGCCGTGCCAGCTCTGGAGCGGCAAGCGTTTGCTCCTGTCGAAACGGTTACTACCGATCGGACACGGACACCCCCGACTCACCCTGCACAA CTGTTCCCTCCGCCCCACGCAATGTCATCTCCAGTGTGAATGAAACTTCACTTGTTCTGGAATGGAGCGAGCCAAGGGATATGGGCGGCCGCAATGACACCTTCTACAACGTCATCTGCAAGAAGTGCCTGCCCGAGCGGGGAATGTGCTCTCGCTGCGATGACAACGTGGACATCTCGCCGCGCCACCTGGGTCTTACCCTGCGCAGAGTGGCGGTCCGCAACCTGCAAGCCCACACGCAGTACAGCTTTGAGATTCAGGCCGTCAACGGCGTTTCCAACAAGAGTCCTTACACGCCTCAGTTTTCTACAGTGAACATCACCACGAATCAGGCTG CACCATCTGCAGTACCTACAGTTCACCTGATGGCGGCCACAGCGAGCACCATGAGCCTGTCCTGGCTGCCTCCAGAAAAACCCAACGGAATCATTCTGGATTATGAGATTAAATACCATGAGAAGGTAAGCAGAAAT GATCAGGGTGAAGCCATCGCTCATACAATGACGGCCCAACGGAGCAATGCCCGCATTGAAGGTCTCAAGGCTGGTACGCCTTACGTGGTGCAGGTCCGTGCACGAACAGTGGCCGGTTACGGTCGTTACAGCAGCCCGGCGGACTTCAGCACCAACCTCCAAA CTGACCCACCCAAGTTGTGGCAAGAGCAGCTACCCCTCATCGTAGGATCAGCTACTGCCGTCTTTGTCTTCATCATTGCCGTTGTGGTCATCGCTATTGTCTGCCTCAG AAAGCAGAGGAACGGTTCAGAGTCAGAATATACAGAGAAACTGCAGCAGTACA TCACTCCGGGAATGAAGGTCTACATTGACCCCTTCACCTATGAGGATCCCAATGAAGCCGTGAGGGAGTTTGCCAAAGAGATTGACGTCTCCTGCGTGAAGATCGAGGAGGTCATCGGCGCAG GAGAGTTTGGAGAGGTGTGCCGTGGTCGCCTCAAGCTGCCTGGCCGCCGCGAGATCATCGTTGCCATCAAGACTCTCAAAGTAGGCTACACTGACCGGCAGAGGAGAGACTTCCTCTCCGAGGCATCCATCATGGGGCAGTTTGACCACCCCAATATTATCCGCTTGGAGGGTGTGGTCACCAAGAGTCGACCAGTGATGATTGTGACCGAGTTCATGGAGAATGGAGCACTGGACTCGTTCTTAAGG CTCAACGATGGGCAGTTCACCGTGATCCAGCTCGTCGGCATGCTGCGTGGCATTGCAGCAGGCATGAAGTACCTGTCGGATATGAACTATGTGCACAGAGACTTGGCTGCCCGTAACATTCTGGTCAACAGCAACCTGGTGTGCAAAGTGTCCGACTTTGGCCTATCCCGTTTTCTTGAAGATGACCCTACGGACCCCACCTATACGAGCTCACTG GGAGGGAAGATACCTATTCGATGGACCGCACCCGAGGCGATTGCCTACAGGAAGTTCACCTCAGCGAGCGACGTGTGGAGCTACGGCATTGTCATGTGGGAAGTCATGTCGTACGGAGAGAGGCCGTACTGGGACATGAGCAATCAGGAC GTGATAAATGCCGTGGAGCAGGACTATCGACTGCCCCCGCCTATGGACTGCCCCACAGCACTACACCAGCTCATGTTAGACTGCTGGGTGAAAGAACGCAACCTGCGGCCCAAATTCACCCAGATAGTCGCCACCCTGGATAAACTAATCCGCAATGCCGCCAGCCTCAAGGTGGTCACGAACAGCACACAGTCGACCGG GGACTTGCTGCGGATAGGGGTTACATTGGCCGGCCACCAGAAGAAGATTCTAGGTAGCATTCAGGACATGAGACTACAGATGAaccaaacacttcctgtccaggTGTGA